GGTTTGTGGTAACTGGAGCGACGGGTTCTTTGTACTTCGCTTTCCAATCCTTCGGTGGCTCTTTGCCGGCGTCTTTGAACTTCTGGAGTTGGGCTTCTTCCCAGCGGCGGCGGCGTTCGGCGAGGATGCGGGTGAGAAGTTCAGACGCAGGCTCAGTGCCCGGATGTTGGTCACGCCATTCGGCGGTCAACTCACCTTCCACCGCGGCCTTGAGCACCGCGGCGCGGTAGTGTTTCAGCTTCGCTTGCGCTCGTTCTAGGGCAGCGACTCCGGCGTCGAGATCGGAGAGGAGTTCGTCTACCGTACGTGCGATGATTTCTTGTTCGCTAAAAGGAGGAACGGGAAACGCAATTTTGGCAAGGTTTACTCTAGAAATGCGCTTTCGCGTTGTCCCGCTCTGGAGTTCCGAGACCAAGCGTCTGATTTGAGGTGTGTTCAATTGATGCATCAACCAACGCGATGAGACCTTGTCTGTAACGCGAAGAATACACACGTCAACCACAGTTACACAGGGCTTTGAGTCACCCGGAAACGAACAGACACGGCCAAGTGGGTCTGGCATACGCGCCACAAGCAAATCGCCAGATTGTAGGAATGTGCATCTGAGTTCGCTAGCCTTAGCTGAAGTAAGAAAGCGACTCGACCTATCGCGGTATTTTCCATCTCCCACGTCGGCCAATTGAATCAAGCGAATGTCACCAGCAGGATCTTGATCCTTTGACTCAACCCAATCACCATCGCAAAAGACGCCATCGTATCCGATAAGGTCGCCGAGGGTCGCGGTGGTCCAACCTTTAGATAGTGCGTACCCATTTTCAGCTTCACTCATGCCGCTAACCGTTCATTCAACTCTGCAATTAGCGGATTGAGCTTATCACCAAATAGCGCGTGAGCGCGGCCAAGGCTTCCATGCTGGCCGAACCAGCCGTCCTGAAAGTCGTCCGGCTCAATGGCGAGGGTAGTTGCGATATGCTCGGCCATGCGGTCAAGCCATTCGCGTTGCTCTGTTGTGAAGCTTTTCGCGGCATCGTGGTCGGCGAGCCATGCTTCGTAACGTGCTCGCACTTCGTCTGCGTAGGGTGCGAGCGTGTTATCTGGAACAATTGCGTGGCGTACGAGCGTCACCAAGTCGGCGAGCTGCGATCCACCGAGACCTTGAACCCTTGCGCTCTCGACAGCCTGAAAGGCGCGCCATAGCTGCGTGGGCGTACTTGCAAGTGGCGGCGTGGAAAGAGCGTCTTTCAACTGGCGCAGGTCTTTGAGCGAAAGTTTCAAAGGCTTGGTGCCGGCGTAGAGCACTTGCAGGGCGGTGAGTTCGTCTTTGTGCGTGGCGATCCAGGCGCGGAAGTCCTTCACTTTGGCCTGTGCTTTGTCCACGGCGGAAGCATCGAAGCCAGAATAGAGCACGTCGTCAATGGTGTGACGGTCGATGGTCTGCTCATTCAAAGCGCGAATTTCGAGGAGGCGGCGGCGACACGCGGCTTTGTGAAACGGTGTCACGGCCTGTTGGGCGAGTTGGTCGGTTGCCTGCTTGATCTGTGCTTCGGTTGGAATTTCAACGCCGGATATTTCTTTGGCGGTTTCGATCTGCGCGTCCGCGTCGCAGGCGCGCATGAGGTCGCCCGCGAGATCGGGGAAGGACTTGCCGCCAGCGAGTTCGCGCAGCTCGGTCAATTGCTCGGGTGAAAACTCACGCTGCATGCGGGCGAGGCGCCCGGCCAGCGTAGTGAACGCGTCGGGGTCGGTGCCGCCTTGCGCAACGTATTCGAGTAACTCGGCAAGCGTGGCGGATGGCTTGCGGTTGAGCGTATGGGAGTCGGTCTTGTCCTGTTCGCACACACCGACCGCGTCCACGATGACAAAGCGGTCCTTGGTTTTGGCGCTCGGAGTGACGGTCTTGAGCTTGTCCGGCGAAATGATGCGCACGCCACGGCCTTTCATCTGCTCGAAGAAGCCGGCTGACTTCACGTTGCGCATGAAGAACACACACTCGATGGGCTTTACGTCGGTGGCCGTGGAAATCATGTCCACGGTGACGGCGATGCGCGGATAGTAGCTATTGCGAAAGTTGCCGAGTATCTGGTCGGGCGACAGGTTCGACGTTTTCACCCACTCGACGACCTCAGATTCGCTGCCGTCGTCATTCTTCACCTTTTTCGTGACTCGGGTAAAGCCGGTGCGGTAGGTGATCTTCTCGCAGAACTCGTTTTTCTCCGCGAACTCGTCGCGCACCATGCGGACAATGTCCTCAGCGTGTGAATCGTCCCTGGCGAAGATAAGCGTTTTGGGGACTTCTTTGCGGTCAGGGAAAGCGTCCGGCAACACTTTGTCACGGAACTGCCGAATGATCGTCCGAATCTGGCTCTCGGCGACAACGTCGGCGTTCAGTTGGTTTGCCGTATAAGTGAAGTCTTGCGTTAGCAGCTCGATCCGCTCGGCGCGGGTGAGCTTGTGGCGCTTGTCCACGTACACGCCGGTGGGCGCGACTATGGGTGCCGCGTTCCCGTAGTCGGCGGGAGCCTCGGCGGCAATGGTCGCGCCGCTCTCAGTAATGCGGGTGCGGATACGGTAAACGTCGAAGTCCACATTGACGCCATCGGTCACTGCCTCGTCGTGGCCGTACTGCATGACGAGATTCTGATTGAAAAAGCCAATGGTCTTGCCCGCTGGCGTTGCGGTTAGGCCGATGAGGAATGCGTCGAAATATAGCAGCACCTGCGCCCACAGCTCGTAAATAGATCGATGGCACTCGTCTACGATGATGAAGTTGAAGAACTCGGGCGGTATGCCGGCGTTGTAAACCACGTCGGGCGGCTCGCCCATCCAAGGTCTTGCCGAGTCGAAGCCGGAGCCCTCTTCGTTCTCCGCATCATATTCGGCTTCGCCTTTGAGCATGGAGTAAAGGCGCTGAATGGTCGTGATAACGACCTTAGCCGCGGGATTGATAGAGTTGGTCTTGAGTCGCTGCACCGTGTAGAGCGTCGGAAACTTCCGCGTATCGTCCGGCGGTGTGTAGTTAGCGAACTCGTCCTCTGTCTGTTTGCCGAGATTGCCGCGGTCCACAAGAAAAAGAATGCGCTTGGCACCGCCAAACTTAAGCAGCCGGTAGGCGCTACTGACGGCGGTAAAGGTTTTACCCGAGCCGGTCGCCATCTGCACTAGGGCGCGAGGGTCGGCTTTGGTGAGAGACGCTTCGAGGTTCGTAATCGCTCTCGCCTGCACGCTCCACAGTCCGGTGCTATCGAGGGCGGGCAACTGGGCGAGCCGGGCGCGGAGTTGGTAGAGCTGGCCCAGCCAATCTGCAAACGTTTCCGGGCGCGGGAAGCTAAAGACCTTGCGGCTACGTGGCTTGGGGTCGAGGCTGTTGGTGAAAAACGTCACAGAGCCGTTCGACTCAAAGAGAAACGGTAGCGGCCGGCGATGGGCGGGTAGGTTGTCGGGCAGGCCCGCGGCATACTTTGCAGACTGAGCCTCGACACCGGCGAGCGTCCCTTCGGCCTTGGCTTCGATGGCGCCTACGGCCTTGCGGTCGAGATAGAGCAGATAGTCCGCATAACCGAACCCGGATTTCATCGGGAACTCACGCACGGCAACACCGCGGCCAGCCGTAAGGTCGAGGTCGGCGCGGTCCTGGACCTTCCAGCCGGAAGCTATGAGCTTGGCGTCTATCTCGCGGCGGGCTTTCTGTTCCGGGGTGTCGGCCATAAATGAATTTACATACGCTACTAACGCGCTATTATGTACTGAAACGTCCGATAGAATCCAACGCCGTAGATATTTCGCGATGGAGGAAGAGGTAAGGTGGCGATAGCTGTTCCCCACGGACCGCCAATCAAAAGAAGTGGTGTTGACGCCAAGACCGCACTGAAACTCGTTACAGGTGCTTTGGTAGATGCTCAAAAAACTGCGAGGCCTCCTTTTCTACTAATTACGCGAACGGGAGAGCGCTGGCTCAATCAGCTCTATCGCCATGAAGTAATCTCGGCGCTCAAAGACATCTTAGAGAAGAACCCGGGGCTCTTTGCGATTGTTCCGAATGAAGACTTGCAGGATGCGCCCAAGGAAACGGAGGCAATGCTCGCAGGATTTCACAGCGAAAAGCAGTGGTGGAAGAAATGGCAAGAAGCACCAGAGGACACACCTATCCTTATTGGGTTTCAAGACGCTTTCAGCAACTGGTGTGCGGCGCAAATACACAAGCAAAACTCTTCGCTCAAAAATCTTACTGAGACCAGCCGTCAAAAGGTGTGGCACGTTGTCGAGGGGATATACCAACAGTTTGAATTGTCGTCGAACCCGAAACTGACGCTTCATTGGGTTCCGGCTAGCCCTGTTAAGGATCATAGCGCAACTCAGCTCGCGTTGGAGTTCCTCGAAAACAAGGACGTGGTAACCAGGTTCAAGTTTCACTATCACCAATACGGCGGTTACGTTGAGGTGGAAATCGATATCAAGGAGTTTTTCAGAATTCGTGATGAACTGCTCGCGTTATATGTTTCCGCACACGATGCGAACACGGCTGACCATGAACCTGCTCCAGTCCCGTCAAATCCATTTGCCGCTCTCAACGGCCTTAAATGGCAGGACATCACGATTCAGTTTGTGAATGGTCATGAAGCTAGGATTTCTGCTAATTCAACCACCGCGACATTGGATTTTAAGGACATGGGGTTTGAAGATGGGCGAAACCGGCAGCCAAATTCCCAATGGGCACTAATGCGGTTGTTGGCTGATCGCAAAGGCCAGATAAGCTGGGACGATTCAGAAGCCGCCGATAGGATACGCAAGCAAAAACAACTTTTGTCGGAATCGCTGAAAGACTTTTTCCACCTCAATGAAGACCCGTTCCACCCTTACAAGAATGAGAAAGCGTATCGCATCAAGCTGAAGCTGAAAGCCGAAGGCGACTGACCAGCATTAATGTCCGAATAATCATCCTTCCGTGAAAATTCACACGTTCGCGTGAATCTTCACGGAGGTCTAAAAGTTTTTTTCTCATTTCATTTTCCGTAGTTACATCGTTTGCCGTGATTTTTCGCCATTAAGGCTAAGAATCCACGGAGGTGTAACGACGATGCACACAATTCTAAGACTTCCCGAAGTGAAGCGGAGCACGGGGCTTT
The Deltaproteobacteria bacterium genome window above contains:
- a CDS encoding type I restriction endonuclease subunit S; protein product: MSEAENGYALSKGWTTATLGDLIGYDGVFCDGDWVESKDQDPAGDIRLIQLADVGDGKYRDRSSRFLTSAKASELRCTFLQSGDLLVARMPDPLGRVCSFPGDSKPCVTVVDVCILRVTDKVSSRWLMHQLNTPQIRRLVSELQSGTTRKRISRVNLAKIAFPVPPFSEQEIIARTVDELLSDLDAGVAALERAQAKLKHYRAAVLKAAVEGELTAEWRDQHPGTEPASELLTRILAERRRRWEEAQLQKFKDAGKEPPKDWKAKYKEPVAPVTTNLPKLPERWCWSSLGECFAVHVGATPSRVVKAFWNGDIPWVASGEVQFCHIFDTREKITAEGFSNSSTQLNPAGSVILNMIGEGKTRGKAGILKIAACNNQNCAAVWVSDTPIPSEFIYFWLLFRYEQTRQLGSGNNQPAMNKSIVEQITFPLPPLAEQEAIVDAVEDQISIIDHLESDLEAKLKSAQGLRQSILRHAFTGQLVPQDPSDEPASELLTRIAVERQERAKQAVKDRKLSKPKSSRKRAAANP
- a CDS encoding DEAD/DEAH box helicase, which codes for MADTPEQKARREIDAKLIASGWKVQDRADLDLTAGRGVAVREFPMKSGFGYADYLLYLDRKAVGAIEAKAEGTLAGVEAQSAKYAAGLPDNLPAHRRPLPFLFESNGSVTFFTNSLDPKPRSRKVFSFPRPETFADWLGQLYQLRARLAQLPALDSTGLWSVQARAITNLEASLTKADPRALVQMATGSGKTFTAVSSAYRLLKFGGAKRILFLVDRGNLGKQTEDEFANYTPPDDTRKFPTLYTVQRLKTNSINPAAKVVITTIQRLYSMLKGEAEYDAENEEGSGFDSARPWMGEPPDVVYNAGIPPEFFNFIIVDECHRSIYELWAQVLLYFDAFLIGLTATPAGKTIGFFNQNLVMQYGHDEAVTDGVNVDFDVYRIRTRITESGATIAAEAPADYGNAAPIVAPTGVYVDKRHKLTRAERIELLTQDFTYTANQLNADVVAESQIRTIIRQFRDKVLPDAFPDRKEVPKTLIFARDDSHAEDIVRMVRDEFAEKNEFCEKITYRTGFTRVTKKVKNDDGSESEVVEWVKTSNLSPDQILGNFRNSYYPRIAVTVDMISTATDVKPIECVFFMRNVKSAGFFEQMKGRGVRIISPDKLKTVTPSAKTKDRFVIVDAVGVCEQDKTDSHTLNRKPSATLAELLEYVAQGGTDPDAFTTLAGRLARMQREFSPEQLTELRELAGGKSFPDLAGDLMRACDADAQIETAKEISGVEIPTEAQIKQATDQLAQQAVTPFHKAACRRRLLEIRALNEQTIDRHTIDDVLYSGFDASAVDKAQAKVKDFRAWIATHKDELTALQVLYAGTKPLKLSLKDLRQLKDALSTPPLASTPTQLWRAFQAVESARVQGLGGSQLADLVTLVRHAIVPDNTLAPYADEVRARYEAWLADHDAAKSFTTEQREWLDRMAEHIATTLAIEPDDFQDGWFGQHGSLGRAHALFGDKLNPLIAELNERLAA